In Aegilops tauschii subsp. strangulata cultivar AL8/78 chromosome 3, Aet v6.0, whole genome shotgun sequence, one genomic interval encodes:
- the LOC109775591 gene encoding uncharacterized protein: MEDRDHGPAENLPESPHRIVDGDEEGDEDGDGFTFPVLPFVADAHIVPVYPVFGRPPSPPPAASVDEQETATVRVPLGRLLLEERDFRARQRDEEGSGAGELEGVAPESYCLWAPGQSTPASPRRCRKSSSTGSVLRWRRISERLVGRSHSDGKEKFVFLDATSGPPKQGDVVEGGSRSDGGGGADAHGWSYYSKGGGGGGGSGGAGRRRSYLPYKQELVGLFANVSGLRRSYPPF, encoded by the coding sequence ATGGAGGACAGAGACCATGGCCCCGCTGAGAACCTTCCTGAGTCTCCACACCGCATCgtcgacggcgacgaggagggaGACGAAGACGGAGACGGCTTCACCTTCCCCGTCCTACCGTTCGTGGCGGACGCGCACATCGTGCCCGTGTACCCCGTCTTCGGCCGGCCcccgtccccgccgccggcgGCCTCGGTCGACGAGCAGGAGACGGCCACCGTGCGCGTGCCGCTGGGGCGGCTCCTGCTGGAGGAGCGCGACTTCCGCGCGAGGCAGAGGGACGAAGAGGGCTCCGGGGCCGGCGAGCTGGAGGGCGTGGCGCCGGAGAGTTACTGCCTCTGGGCCCCCGGGCAGTCCACTCCGGCGTCCCCGCGGCGGTGCCGGAAGAGCAGCTCCACGGGGTCGGTGCTCCGGTGGCGTCGCATCAGCGAGCGCCTCGTGGGGCGGAGCCACAGCGACGGCAAGGAGAAATTCGTCTTCTTGGACGCCACCTCAGGGCCTCCCAAGCAGGGGGACGTGGTGGAAGGGGGCAGCAGGagcgacggcggcggtggcgccgATGCCCACGGATGGAGCTATTACAgcaaaggaggaggaggtggaggaggaagcGGCGGCGCTGGCCGGAGGAGATCTTACCTCCCGTACAAGCAAGAGCTTGTCGGGTTGTTCGCCAACGTCAGTGGGTTACGGCGAAGCTATCCCCCGTTCTAA